The Candidatus Woesearchaeota archaeon genome contains a region encoding:
- a CDS encoding amino acid permease, with amino-acid sequence MEEVGARAGQPEVTVAQEEATDQTIPNEKGKLGFLTILLITINSIMGTGIFFLPAVGAREGGLLSIFSWIVMGLVAIYFGMMFAELVGRFPKEGGVYEYAKEAFGHFPSFLLGWMSFIAANVTIAMLIVGAIKYIGPVLPNSYLIIASIIFIIMFNFMAFKGLKTGAVMLVAFALITLTAVFGIMIPGLIHFNIDNFSGFFSGSFAPADIATGGILGMGIAIFVVIFFIAETFFGWETATFLAEEVKNPRKVMPKVMKLATVLIAIFCLLFVIASFSLIPWQTFGQSITPLSDLAATVYGIQAVPIYGILVYLAIIGSVAGWIVATPNLILALAKDKLFLTQLAKKHPKTNTPYKAIIFQTILTSILVILGAGNYETLLHLLVPLVLILYSSVVLSLIFIRRKYPHTDTYKAPGGKLGPILLILFALALVVMWILHTPGAMHATLIIFSFIFFGIPIYLLLIFYYDPEATIRFQNKTSILSYLFERFFLPKRIQRKFLENTQIRGRKILELGASSGLISKAIAKQDPAEQIIIEQSEALTKFIKKRLKHAHNVRCIYDEHLTARVHPEIKEVNEIFSFGILTNLHNEEMYLKDLGELLPEHGRIHIFDYVDMYKFIPNKEILNDMNRLRELFRKAGFAIKIRKIKGALWNYLIIDGIKTKEDDVVFI; translated from the coding sequence ATGGAAGAGGTAGGGGCGAGAGCAGGACAACCCGAAGTTACTGTAGCACAAGAAGAGGCAACAGACCAAACCATTCCAAACGAGAAAGGAAAACTCGGCTTTCTCACGATTCTTCTTATCACTATTAACTCCATTATGGGAACAGGTATCTTCTTTTTACCTGCAGTAGGCGCTCGAGAAGGAGGACTCCTCTCCATATTCTCCTGGATTGTTATGGGTCTTGTTGCCATTTATTTTGGTATGATGTTTGCAGAACTCGTAGGACGATTTCCTAAAGAAGGAGGTGTCTATGAATACGCAAAGGAAGCATTCGGGCATTTCCCCAGTTTTCTTTTAGGTTGGATGAGCTTTATTGCAGCAAACGTCACCATCGCCATGCTTATTGTGGGCGCAATCAAATACATTGGGCCAGTTCTTCCTAACAGCTATCTTATCATTGCAAGCATCATATTTATCATCATGTTTAACTTCATGGCATTTAAAGGTTTAAAGACTGGAGCTGTCATGCTTGTTGCATTTGCACTTATCACTCTTACTGCAGTCTTTGGCATTATGATTCCAGGACTCATTCATTTTAACATAGATAATTTTTCAGGATTTTTTTCAGGAAGTTTTGCACCAGCAGATATTGCAACAGGAGGAATACTAGGGATGGGTATTGCAATATTTGTTGTTATTTTTTTTATTGCAGAAACATTTTTTGGATGGGAAACAGCAACGTTTCTTGCTGAAGAAGTAAAAAACCCTCGAAAAGTCATGCCTAAAGTTATGAAGCTTGCAACTGTACTTATCGCCATATTTTGTTTGCTTTTTGTTATCGCATCATTCTCACTTATTCCCTGGCAAACATTTGGTCAATCAATCACACCACTATCAGATCTTGCAGCAACCGTATATGGTATACAAGCAGTACCTATTTATGGAATACTCGTTTATTTAGCAATCATAGGTAGCGTTGCAGGATGGATAGTTGCAACGCCAAATCTTATTTTAGCACTTGCAAAAGATAAACTTTTTTTAACACAACTTGCAAAAAAACATCCAAAAACAAACACACCCTACAAAGCAATTATCTTTCAAACAATTCTTACAAGCATCTTAGTTATCCTTGGCGCTGGAAACTATGAAACACTTTTGCATCTTCTCGTGCCACTTGTATTAATCTTATATTCAAGCGTCGTACTTAGCCTCATATTTATCAGAAGAAAATATCCTCACACCGACACCTACAAAGCGCCCGGAGGAAAACTCGGACCAATACTCCTTATTTTGTTTGCGCTCGCACTTGTTGTTATGTGGATATTGCACACGCCAGGAGCAATGCACGCAACACTTATTATCTTTTCATTCATTTTTTTTGGAATACCAATCTATTTACTCCTTATCTTTTATTATGATCCTGAGGCAACTATACGATTCCAAAATAAAACATCAATATTATCTTATCTGTTCGAAAGATTTTTTCTTCCAAAAAGAATACAAAGAAAATTTCTAGAAAACACTCAAATCAGAGGAAGAAAAATATTAGAACTAGGTGCAAGTAGTGGACTTATAAGTAAAGCAATAGCTAAACAAGATCCTGCTGAACAAATTATTATTGAACAATCAGAAGCATTAACAAAGTTTATCAAAAAAAGATTAAAACATGCACACAATGTAAGATGCATTTATGATGAACACTTAACAGCAAGAGTACACCCTGAAATAAAAGAAGTAAATGAAATATTTAGTTTTGGAATACTAACCAACTTACATAATGAAGAAATGTATCTTAAAGATCTAGGAGAACTACTACCTGAACATGGAAGAATACATATATTTGATTATGTAGACATGTATAAATTTATTCCAAATAAAGAAATTCTTAACGATATGAACAGACTTAGAGAATTATTTAGAAAAGCGGGATTTGCTATTAAAATAAGAAAAATCAAGGGCGCGTTATGGAATTATCTTATTATCGACGGTATTAAAACAAAAGAAGATGATGTTGTATTTATTTGA
- a CDS encoding dihydroorotate dehydrogenase-like protein, whose translation MVDLSTTYMGITLKNPIIAGASKLTANMDEIKKLVKHGASAIVCASLFEEQIELERHKLEQETEAFDELHPEMIDVFPKVNHGGPSEHLMWLKKTKESVDVPVIASLNCIRKETWVEYAKKIQETGVDGIELNFYYTPKSFDISAQEIEEEQIAVLMAVKEAVSIPVGVKLSVFYSNPLAVIKSFDEIGVDGFVLFNRFFQPDIDVEKEIHDVNFHLSNPHDVRLAIRFAGLLFGQVQAPVAANNGVFDAQDVIKVILAGASAVQVVSTVYNNGPEHIEKMIDELRLWMKDKSYMALTDFKGKLSKQATKDPFVYDRAQYVDLILKSDKLMK comes from the coding sequence ATGGTCGACTTATCAACTACATATATGGGAATTACTTTAAAAAATCCGATTATCGCTGGAGCAAGCAAGCTCACTGCAAATATGGATGAAATTAAAAAACTAGTTAAACATGGTGCTTCAGCAATTGTTTGCGCTTCACTTTTTGAAGAACAAATAGAACTTGAACGTCATAAACTCGAACAAGAAACAGAAGCTTTTGATGAACTTCATCCTGAAATGATTGACGTATTTCCAAAAGTAAATCATGGTGGTCCAAGTGAACATCTCATGTGGTTGAAAAAAACTAAAGAATCAGTTGATGTTCCTGTGATTGCAAGTTTGAATTGTATTCGTAAAGAAACCTGGGTTGAGTATGCTAAAAAAATACAAGAGACTGGTGTTGATGGCATCGAGCTTAATTTTTACTACACGCCAAAATCATTTGATATTTCTGCTCAAGAAATTGAAGAAGAACAAATTGCTGTGCTTATGGCAGTAAAAGAAGCAGTTTCCATTCCTGTTGGGGTGAAGCTGAGTGTTTTTTATTCTAACCCGCTTGCAGTTATAAAATCTTTTGATGAGATTGGTGTTGATGGGTTTGTATTATTTAATCGATTTTTTCAACCAGATATTGATGTAGAAAAAGAAATACATGATGTAAATTTTCATTTGAGTAATCCTCATGACGTTCGTTTAGCAATTCGTTTTGCTGGTTTATTATTTGGTCAAGTTCAAGCGCCAGTTGCTGCAAATAATGGTGTTTTTGATGCACAAGACGTTATTAAAGTGATTCTTGCAGGTGCGAGTGCAGTGCAAGTAGTAAGCACTGTTTATAATAATGGTCCTGAGCATATTGAGAAAATGATTGATGAATTACGTTTGTGGATGAAAGATAAAAGTTATATGGCTCTTACTGATTTTAAAGGAAAATTATCTAAACAAGCAACCAAGGATCCGTTTGTGTATGATAGGGCGCAATATGTCGACTTAATCCTTAAGTCTGATAAATTAATGAAGTGA
- the thrS gene encoding threonine--tRNA ligase yields MVEITFPDGNKKQYEAGVTGLQVATDISEGLARAALAVEIDGKLVDITTTITTDCKVRIITFRDSEGVKLFWHSSAHLLAHAVQRLYPEALPTIGPAVENGFYYDFDNLNITMDDFPKIEAEMKKIVEERIEPKRIEYASKEEAIEAFKDNPYKVEMINRLDEGSSAYQQGDFIDLCRGPHIPNTKVIKAFKLMKLAGAYWRGDSKNKMLTRVYGVSFPDKKDLKEHLHLLEEAEKRDHRKIGKHLDLFSFQDEAPGMPFFHDKGAFMWNQLVNYLTELLTQRDYELIKTPYILNKELWLQSGHWDHYKENMYFTKIDSDEENFAVKPMNCPAHLLVYKNKMYSYRDLPLRMGEFGLVHRHELSGVLSGLFRVRMFTQDDAHVFCTEEQIKSEVKELIELMNIVYTTFGFDYAMELSTKPEKAMGDPKKWELAETILEEVLNEQEKEWKLNPGDGAFYGPKIDFHIKDALGRSWQCGTIQLDFQMPEKFRLTYEGKDGTKHQPVMLHRAVLGSVERFLGNVIEQFAGKFPLWISPNQIAILPIADRHLDYAQQVAQEFKVAGLRTEVDARSESVNKKVRDAQLSQFNYILVVGDKEAEEKTVNVRKRNNEVLGEKKLDEFKAELLAEVAEKRISNY; encoded by the coding sequence ATGGTAGAAATAACCTTTCCTGATGGGAATAAAAAACAGTACGAAGCAGGCGTAACGGGCCTGCAAGTAGCAACAGACATCAGCGAGGGGCTCGCAAGAGCTGCTCTGGCCGTCGAAATAGATGGCAAATTAGTCGATATAACTACTACCATCACAACCGACTGCAAGGTCCGTATTATCACGTTTCGGGACTCTGAAGGAGTTAAGCTCTTCTGGCACTCTAGTGCCCATCTTTTAGCGCACGCCGTTCAAAGACTCTACCCAGAAGCGCTCCCCACCATTGGTCCGGCAGTAGAGAACGGCTTTTATTACGATTTTGATAATTTAAACATTACGATGGACGATTTTCCCAAAATAGAAGCTGAAATGAAGAAAATTGTGGAAGAGCGCATTGAGCCAAAGCGTATTGAGTATGCAAGCAAAGAAGAAGCAATTGAAGCATTTAAGGATAATCCATACAAGGTTGAAATGATTAATCGACTTGACGAGGGAAGCAGCGCCTATCAACAAGGAGATTTTATCGATCTTTGTCGAGGACCACATATTCCAAATACAAAAGTTATCAAGGCATTTAAGCTCATGAAACTAGCAGGCGCGTACTGGCGAGGAGACAGCAAGAACAAAATGCTGACCCGAGTGTATGGCGTGAGTTTTCCAGATAAAAAAGATCTCAAAGAACATCTACACCTGCTTGAAGAAGCAGAAAAGCGCGACCATAGAAAAATTGGGAAACATCTTGATTTATTTTCATTTCAGGACGAAGCGCCAGGCATGCCATTCTTTCACGACAAAGGAGCATTTATGTGGAACCAACTCGTTAACTACCTAACAGAATTATTAACACAACGAGACTATGAGTTAATCAAAACACCATATATATTGAACAAAGAATTATGGCTCCAATCAGGACATTGGGATCATTACAAAGAAAATATGTACTTTACCAAAATTGATAGTGATGAAGAAAACTTCGCAGTTAAACCCATGAACTGTCCAGCACACTTACTTGTCTACAAGAATAAAATGTACTCTTATCGAGACTTGCCCCTACGCATGGGAGAGTTTGGACTTGTTCATCGACACGAATTATCAGGTGTATTAAGCGGACTCTTTAGAGTACGAATGTTCACGCAAGATGATGCGCATGTCTTTTGCACAGAAGAACAAATTAAGTCAGAAGTCAAAGAACTCATCGAACTGATGAACATTGTGTACACCACATTTGGTTTTGATTACGCTATGGAACTTTCTACCAAACCTGAAAAGGCAATGGGAGATCCAAAGAAATGGGAACTTGCAGAAACCATATTAGAAGAAGTGCTTAATGAGCAAGAAAAAGAGTGGAAATTAAATCCGGGAGATGGAGCATTCTACGGACCAAAAATAGACTTCCACATCAAAGACGCGCTTGGTCGAAGCTGGCAATGCGGCACCATACAACTTGATTTTCAAATGCCTGAAAAATTCAGACTAACCTATGAAGGAAAAGATGGCACTAAACATCAACCAGTCATGCTCCATCGAGCAGTCCTTGGCAGTGTTGAACGATTTTTAGGTAACGTTATTGAACAATTCGCAGGAAAATTCCCGCTCTGGATAAGTCCAAACCAAATCGCAATACTTCCAATTGCAGACAGACACCTAGACTATGCACAACAAGTCGCCCAAGAATTTAAAGTAGCAGGGCTTCGCACAGAAGTTGATGCACGAAGTGAGAGTGTTAATAAAAAAGTACGTGATGCGCAACTTAGCCAGTTTAATTACATCCTCGTTGTTGGCGATAAAGAAGCAGAAGAAAAAACTGTTAACGTTCGCAAGCGGAATAACGAAGTACTTGGCGAAAAGAAACTTGATGAGTTTAAAGCAGAGCTTTTAGCTGAAGTTGCTGAAAAACGAATTAGCAATTATTAA
- a CDS encoding glycoside hydrolase family 15, whose protein sequence is MKRSTKSKGHKQLIKHHMKILRGLQYKSGLFAASNKNVSTGYDKSWLRDNFYECLAFEVLGDWDTVEKTYTALLKAFLKHEYKIDVAIERKPQYKHEYIHARVHPETFDEFWEDWGNKQNDAVGAILFRIGELERNRPGCLLKNENFIRITNKLVQYLNSIEYWHDEDNGMWEENEEIHASSVGACVAGLKAVAKLSHIQVPKELIKKGEMTLNQMLPRESAGKFVDLALLSLIYPYNVVTAKQRDEILDHVEYLLERKKGVIRYKNDYYYNKNPDGYSEEAEWTFGFSWLAIIYEKLGNKKKAKKYVDNMLKTDTKDGIPELYYSNTDKPNENTPLGWAESLFVVALYNLNKKFTHKKNR, encoded by the coding sequence ATGAAGCGTTCTACAAAGTCAAAAGGTCATAAACAACTTATTAAACATCATATGAAAATTCTCAGAGGACTACAGTACAAGTCAGGACTCTTTGCAGCATCAAACAAAAACGTGAGCACGGGCTATGATAAATCATGGCTACGAGATAATTTCTACGAGTGTTTAGCCTTTGAAGTATTAGGTGATTGGGACACGGTAGAGAAAACCTATACAGCACTTCTTAAGGCATTTCTTAAACATGAATACAAAATAGATGTCGCAATTGAGCGAAAACCACAATATAAACACGAATATATTCACGCACGAGTACATCCAGAAACATTTGATGAGTTCTGGGAAGACTGGGGTAATAAACAAAATGACGCTGTAGGCGCAATACTCTTTAGAATTGGTGAACTTGAACGAAACCGACCAGGATGCCTGTTAAAAAACGAGAATTTTATACGCATCACCAACAAACTCGTACAGTATTTAAATTCTATTGAATACTGGCATGATGAAGATAATGGTATGTGGGAAGAAAATGAAGAAATACACGCATCAAGTGTTGGTGCGTGCGTTGCGGGACTTAAAGCAGTTGCAAAACTTTCACACATACAAGTTCCTAAAGAGTTGATTAAAAAAGGTGAAATGACACTTAATCAAATGCTTCCACGAGAATCGGCAGGAAAATTTGTTGATCTCGCCCTTCTTTCACTTATTTATCCATATAATGTTGTAACAGCAAAACAACGAGATGAAATCTTAGATCATGTCGAATATCTGCTTGAACGAAAAAAAGGAGTAATACGATACAAAAATGATTATTACTATAACAAAAATCCTGATGGCTACAGTGAGGAAGCAGAATGGACGTTTGGCTTTAGTTGGCTAGCCATTATTTATGAAAAACTTGGCAACAAGAAAAAAGCAAAAAAATACGTTGATAACATGCTTAAAACAGATACTAAAGATGGCATTCCGGAACTCTATTACTCAAATACCGATAAGCCAAATGAAAACACGCCATTAGGGTGGGCCGAATCACTCTTTGTTGTCGCACTCTATAACTTGAATAAAAAATTCACCCATAAAAAAAATCGGTGA
- a CDS encoding C39 family peptidase — protein MVAKRAAIYVKPTAYIQQKWMDCGAYAVKAVMNLYGEDLDLPPRKYLSSLGKIFFGFMFPSTIKHVFSKTKKFTAPILRAKKSKHKLLLLKKELEQGHPVIILINNIYTKQRKKALIKKYYALHWVTLLGYDDEKKIFYVYDSLPHTSTYQKGLPAGNFAINYGDFLTFWKGRFISKMVNYLYIPVRK, from the coding sequence ATGGTTGCTAAGCGTGCTGCAATTTATGTAAAGCCAACGGCATACATTCAACAAAAGTGGATGGATTGCGGGGCTTATGCTGTTAAGGCGGTGATGAATTTATATGGTGAAGACTTAGATTTGCCACCTCGTAAATATCTTTCTTCTTTAGGTAAGATTTTCTTTGGTTTCATGTTTCCTTCCACGATTAAACATGTTTTTAGTAAAACTAAGAAGTTTACTGCGCCAATTTTGCGTGCAAAAAAATCTAAACATAAGTTATTGCTGCTCAAAAAAGAGCTTGAGCAAGGTCATCCGGTTATTATTTTAATTAATAATATTTATACTAAACAACGAAAAAAAGCACTTATTAAAAAGTATTACGCGCTTCATTGGGTGACGCTTCTAGGCTATGATGATGAAAAAAAAATATTTTATGTCTACGATTCTCTTCCTCATACAAGCACGTATCAAAAAGGACTTCCTGCCGGAAACTTTGCAATTAACTATGGTGATTTTCTTACATTTTGGAAAGGTCGCTTTATTTCAAAAATGGTGAATTATTTGTATATTCCTGTGCGTAAATAA
- the ahpC gene encoding peroxiredoxin encodes MVKINEQAPAFSAQVYVDNQFKELSLTEQKGKFVVLFFYPADFTFVCPTELEDMAEQYEELKKLNTEVISVSTDTHFVHKAWHDASEAIRKIQFPMAGDPLHTIAKAYDVLREKEGLADRATIIIDPDGIVKAIEITDEPIGRNAEELIRKIQALEYARKHPGIACPAKWKPGEKTLKPGIDLVGKI; translated from the coding sequence ATGGTAAAAATAAATGAACAAGCGCCAGCATTTAGTGCCCAAGTCTATGTCGATAACCAATTCAAAGAACTCTCTCTTACTGAGCAGAAAGGAAAATTTGTTGTTCTCTTTTTTTATCCGGCAGACTTTACGTTCGTTTGTCCAACAGAATTAGAAGATATGGCAGAACAGTATGAAGAACTTAAAAAACTTAATACAGAAGTTATCTCTGTTTCAACAGACACACATTTCGTACATAAAGCATGGCATGATGCAAGCGAAGCAATTAGAAAAATTCAATTTCCCATGGCAGGAGATCCACTCCACACAATCGCAAAAGCATACGATGTCTTAAGAGAAAAAGAAGGTTTGGCAGACAGAGCAACAATTATCATTGATCCTGACGGTATCGTTAAAGCAATTGAAATTACTGATGAACCCATTGGTCGAAACGCTGAAGAACTCATTAGAAAAATACAGGCACTTGAATATGCTCGAAAACATCCTGGTATAGCATGTCCTGCAAAATGGAAACCTGGTGAGAAAACACTCAAACCAGGAATTGACTTAGTTGGAAAAATATAA
- the bcp gene encoding thioredoxin-dependent thiol peroxidase, with translation MLTIGKKAPAFSLPDKDNNKISLKYVKTKYTLIYFYPKDNTPGCTLEAIGFNKLKTEFDKLGVSIIGISGGNEKSKTTFCEKYKLGITLLSDKDFTVSTKYDVYGEKKFMGQTYKGISRCSYLLDTNKKIIKTYENVKAATHHKEVIMDIKAL, from the coding sequence ATGTTAACCATTGGAAAAAAAGCTCCAGCATTTTCTTTGCCAGATAAAGATAACAATAAAATTAGTTTAAAATATGTAAAGACAAAATATACCTTAATCTATTTTTATCCAAAAGATAATACGCCTGGTTGTACACTTGAAGCAATTGGATTTAACAAGCTTAAAACAGAATTTGATAAACTTGGCGTAAGTATTATTGGTATTAGTGGTGGCAATGAAAAAAGTAAAACAACGTTTTGTGAAAAATATAAGCTAGGCATCACCTTACTTTCAGACAAAGATTTTACAGTTAGCACCAAGTATGACGTCTACGGCGAAAAGAAATTTATGGGGCAGACATATAAAGGCATTAGCAGATGTAGTTATCTTCTTGATACCAATAAAAAAATTATTAAAACCTATGAAAACGTAAAAGCTGCAACCCACCATAAAGAAGTTATAATGGATATAAAAGCTCTCTAA
- a CDS encoding winged helix-turn-helix domain-containing protein — translation MNRIQVTIIKTLQNKTEDITINHIAADVGVDRHTAAKHLAALENLGIVMHRDVGKSKMWKLTPSPLLSIVSSDTPIRKELTNMLGLLDERINIQSKEFEIIWTNKNEEDVTKKCYEIMAHQGEQCTDCPVKKTFATGIQQKLLCNNVEVISEPVKDNTGETIAVINVFKNKTKK, via the coding sequence ATGAACAGAATTCAAGTTACTATCATAAAAACGTTGCAAAATAAAACAGAAGATATTACTATTAACCACATCGCAGCAGACGTTGGCGTAGATAGACATACTGCAGCAAAACACCTAGCAGCACTAGAAAATTTAGGCATCGTTATGCATCGAGACGTGGGTAAATCAAAAATGTGGAAACTTACGCCCTCGCCACTCCTCTCAATTGTTTCCTCAGATACACCCATTCGAAAAGAACTTACTAATATGCTCGGACTCTTAGATGAACGAATTAATATTCAAAGTAAAGAATTCGAAATCATCTGGACAAACAAAAATGAAGAAGACGTGACAAAAAAATGTTACGAGATTATGGCTCACCAAGGAGAGCAATGCACTGATTGTCCGGTAAAAAAAACATTTGCAACAGGCATACAGCAAAAACTTTTGTGCAACAATGTCGAGGTCATTTCTGAACCAGTCAAAGACAATACAGGCGAAACTATCGCCGTAATTAACGTTTTTAAAAATAAAACAAAAAAATAA
- a CDS encoding cysteine desulfurase yields the protein MQEIYLDNSGTTKIDDVVVAVMMPYLEKEYGNPSAIYSKGMSAKDAIDTARTIIAQSINAQPEEIIFTSGGTESNNFALKSIAFTNRDKGNHIITTKTEHKCILDSCRWLSKQGFEITYLPVDNEGFVSLKAIDKAITDKTILVSIAHANNEIGTIQDLAGIGTVCKKHNVYFHTDACQSYTKTILDVKAQHLDLVTINAHKIHGPKGVGALYIRKGTRIEQWQHGGDQENRKRAGTENVPAIVGFGKAVEIANHADIKQITTLRDYLIEQILTIPHVRLNGPKGNERLCNNVNISFHSIEGEAIGGFLDIEHIFTSTGSACAAKSLDPSHVLLAIGLTHEECNGSLRLTLSKYTTKQDIDKVLEVLPNIVQRLRELSPVGRQK from the coding sequence ATGCAAGAAATATATTTAGATAATAGCGGCACAACAAAAATAGATGATGTTGTAGTTGCAGTAATGATGCCCTATTTAGAAAAAGAATATGGTAATCCATCAGCAATTTATTCAAAAGGAATGAGTGCAAAAGACGCAATAGATACTGCGCGAACAATTATTGCACAAAGCATTAACGCACAACCAGAAGAAATTATTTTTACCTCGGGCGGAACAGAAAGCAATAATTTTGCATTAAAAAGTATCGCGTTCACCAACAGAGATAAAGGCAACCACATCATCACAACAAAAACAGAACATAAATGCATCCTAGATAGTTGCAGGTGGCTTTCCAAACAAGGATTCGAAATCACCTACCTTCCAGTTGATAATGAAGGATTTGTCAGTCTTAAAGCAATTGATAAAGCAATCACCGATAAAACTATACTCGTCTCTATTGCTCACGCAAACAACGAAATAGGAACCATTCAAGACCTCGCAGGAATTGGTACCGTCTGCAAAAAACATAACGTCTATTTCCATACTGACGCCTGTCAAAGCTACACTAAAACAATCCTTGACGTTAAAGCACAACATCTTGATTTAGTAACCATTAACGCACATAAAATTCACGGACCAAAAGGAGTCGGTGCACTCTATATTCGAAAAGGCACGCGAATTGAACAATGGCAACATGGTGGCGATCAAGAAAATCGCAAACGAGCAGGAACAGAAAACGTACCTGCAATCGTAGGATTTGGTAAAGCCGTAGAAATCGCAAATCATGCAGACATCAAACAAATAACAACACTTCGCGATTACTTAATTGAACAAATACTTACCATTCCACATGTAAGACTGAACGGTCCAAAAGGAAATGAACGACTATGCAATAATGTAAATATTTCATTTCATAGTATCGAAGGAGAAGCGATAGGGGGCTTTTTAGATATTGAACACATTTTTACTTCAACAGGATCGGCATGTGCTGCAAAAAGTCTTGACCCCAGCCACGTCCTCTTAGCAATTGGACTTACACACGAAGAATGTAATGGGTCATTACGATTAACACTCAGCAAATACACTACAAAACAAGATATTGACAAAGTCCTTGAAGTACTACCAAACATTGTTCAACGACTACGAGAACTATCGCCAGTGGGGAGGCAGAAATAA
- a CDS encoding iron-sulfur cluster assembly scaffold protein — MYKNSALIQRFRFPQFAGEMEDADAIGEVGNFKCGDIMKIFIKVQDNIITDITFQTYGCVAAISSTDMVCEMAKGMTLDEAEKLTSKDVVEKLGEVPEVKVHCSILGTNALREAIKNYRAQQTKND; from the coding sequence ATGTACAAAAATAGCGCATTAATACAACGATTTAGATTTCCGCAGTTTGCAGGAGAAATGGAAGATGCAGACGCCATAGGTGAAGTAGGAAATTTCAAATGCGGCGATATCATGAAAATATTTATCAAAGTACAAGATAATATCATCACCGACATTACCTTCCAGACCTATGGATGCGTTGCAGCAATCTCCTCAACAGACATGGTCTGTGAAATGGCCAAAGGCATGACGCTTGATGAGGCAGAGAAACTCACCAGCAAAGACGTAGTTGAAAAACTCGGCGAAGTACCCGAAGTAAAAGTGCACTGCTCGATACTAGGGACAAACGCGCTTCGCGAAGCAATCAAAAATTATCGAGCACAACAAACAAAGAACGACTAA
- a CDS encoding superoxide dismutase produces MTFALPELDYEYDALEPYIDAETMKIHHTKHHQAYTNKFNAALENHPELFEQTAEEIIADLASVPEGVKGAVQNNGGGYVNHKLFWHILGKGAELTGELKTAIEKDFGSVEEFKKQFEDAAATQFGSGWAWLVVDRSQGTAKLVISKTSNQDSPLTDGLTPILCLDVWEHAYYLKYQNKRPEYIEAFWNVVNWNNVAELYKEATE; encoded by the coding sequence ATGACATTTGCATTACCTGAATTAGATTATGAATACGACGCACTAGAACCATACATTGATGCTGAAACGATGAAAATACATCACACTAAACATCATCAAGCATACACCAATAAATTTAACGCAGCACTAGAGAACCATCCGGAACTCTTTGAACAAACAGCAGAAGAAATTATTGCAGATTTAGCAAGCGTTCCTGAAGGTGTCAAAGGAGCAGTGCAAAACAATGGTGGCGGATATGTAAATCATAAATTATTCTGGCACATTTTAGGAAAAGGAGCAGAACTAACAGGCGAATTAAAAACAGCAATCGAAAAGGATTTTGGCAGTGTTGAAGAATTCAAAAAACAATTTGAAGATGCAGCAGCAACACAATTCGGTAGTGGCTGGGCCTGGCTAGTAGTAGACAGAAGTCAGGGAACTGCAAAACTGGTTATCAGTAAAACTTCGAATCAAGATAGTCCTTTAACAGATGGGTTAACTCCAATTCTTTGTTTAGATGTCTGGGAACATGCATATTACTTGAAGTATCAAAATAAACGACCAGAGTACATCGAAGCATTTTGGAACGTAGTAAACTGGAATAATGTTGCAGAATTATACAAAGAAGCAACAGAGTAA
- a CDS encoding YbjQ family protein produces the protein MMHATMDYVPNKEIAEVLGVVRGNSVRAKWFGADFAAGLKNMVGGELTNYMKLLGDAREKALERMDKDAEELGADAIIALRFTTSQIAQGAAEIMVFGTAVKFK, from the coding sequence ATGATGCATGCAACAATGGATTACGTTCCAAATAAGGAAATTGCCGAGGTTCTTGGCGTAGTGCGCGGTAATAGTGTTCGAGCTAAGTGGTTTGGTGCTGACTTTGCAGCAGGCCTAAAAAATATGGTTGGCGGCGAGCTAACAAATTATATGAAGCTGTTAGGTGATGCTCGAGAAAAAGCGCTTGAGCGTATGGATAAGGATGCGGAGGAACTTGGTGCTGACGCTATTATTGCTCTTCGATTCACAACAAGTCAAATTGCGCAAGGTGCTGCCGAGATTATGGTTTTTGGTACTGCCGTGAAATTTAAATAA